The following coding sequences lie in one Leucobacter allii genomic window:
- a CDS encoding ABC transporter substrate-binding protein, whose protein sequence is MHQRTLRQLPAAGLAAAAVLALAACSSGAAPDEGSGDSLVFASYGSAYQDAQNEAFLTPWAEESGASVQNDGPTSYPKIQQMVESGNAIWDVADTEPYFPVANCGTLVEELDFTNIDTSNFPEGTWSDCSIPIAQYSTMLIYNTDTYSGDVPATPADFFDLERFPGTRVVPNWAGAGALEFALLADGVAPEDLYPLDTERAYAKLDTIRDSLTFWDTSSESQQSMEDGAADMWLAWSGRGYEAENNGAAIAPVWQDNLLSWASLSIIKGSKNAENAQSFIEYAATAEPQARFAELQPYSPANLAAEPELSELQEKWNVAKAEVQDQSVVTDVQWWADNSAEAEAEWTAWSTS, encoded by the coding sequence ATGCACCAGAGAACCTTGAGGCAGCTCCCCGCGGCGGGCCTCGCCGCAGCCGCCGTGCTCGCCCTCGCCGCCTGCTCCTCGGGCGCCGCCCCCGACGAGGGATCGGGGGACTCCCTCGTCTTCGCGAGCTACGGCAGCGCGTACCAGGACGCGCAGAACGAGGCGTTCCTCACCCCGTGGGCCGAGGAGAGCGGGGCGAGCGTCCAGAACGACGGCCCCACCTCCTACCCGAAGATCCAGCAGATGGTCGAGTCGGGCAACGCGATCTGGGACGTGGCGGACACGGAGCCGTACTTCCCGGTGGCCAACTGCGGCACGCTCGTCGAGGAGCTGGACTTCACGAACATCGACACCTCGAACTTCCCCGAGGGCACGTGGTCGGACTGCTCGATCCCGATCGCCCAGTACTCGACCATGCTCATCTACAACACCGACACCTACAGCGGGGACGTCCCCGCCACCCCCGCGGACTTCTTCGACCTGGAGCGGTTCCCCGGCACTCGGGTCGTGCCCAACTGGGCCGGCGCGGGAGCGCTCGAATTCGCGCTGCTCGCCGACGGAGTCGCGCCCGAGGACCTCTACCCCCTCGACACCGAGCGCGCGTACGCCAAGCTCGACACGATCCGCGACTCGCTCACCTTCTGGGACACGAGCTCGGAATCGCAGCAGTCCATGGAGGACGGCGCCGCGGACATGTGGCTCGCCTGGTCGGGGCGCGGCTACGAGGCCGAGAACAACGGCGCCGCGATCGCCCCCGTCTGGCAGGACAACCTCCTCTCGTGGGCGAGCCTCAGCATCATCAAGGGCAGCAAGAACGCCGAGAACGCCCAGAGCTTCATCGAGTACGCCGCGACCGCCGAGCCGCAGGCGCGCTTCGCGGAGCTCCAGCCCTACTCGCCCGCCAACCTCGCCGCCGAGCCCGAGCTCAGCGAGCTCCAGGAGAAGTGGAACGTCGCCAAGGCCGAGGTCCAGGACCAGTCCGTCGTGACCGACGTCCAGTGGTGGGCCGACAACTCGGCGGAGGCCGAGGCCGAGTGGACCGCCTGGTCCACGAGCTGA
- a CDS encoding ABC transporter permease codes for MRPSRLFSGVAVIPALAVILIFFLLPIGVIIYRSFTEPEPGLGQYAAALADPTTLRVLGRTFATAVIAVVVCLLLGYPFAYLLTLVGPTARTLLLVLVLVPFWTSLMARTFAWISLLQRDGPVSAILAFFGASDVTLLGSASGVILAIVQILLPYMILTLFTALGSIDRRQLAAAQSLGANRYRAFWQVYLPQSLPGVFASSALVFILALGFYITPQLIGSPKEAMIAQVIGLRVEKIVDFAGAGALSGILLLATLGLFAVVILAVAPLRRGISQMIAGGERS; via the coding sequence ATGCGTCCATCGCGCCTCTTCAGCGGCGTCGCCGTGATCCCGGCGCTCGCCGTGATCCTGATCTTCTTCCTGCTCCCGATCGGCGTCATCATCTACCGATCCTTCACCGAGCCGGAGCCGGGACTCGGCCAGTACGCCGCGGCCCTCGCCGATCCGACCACGCTGCGCGTGCTCGGCCGCACCTTCGCGACCGCGGTCATCGCGGTCGTCGTGTGCCTGCTGCTCGGCTACCCCTTCGCCTACCTGCTCACGCTCGTCGGACCCACGGCGCGCACGCTGCTGCTCGTGCTCGTGCTGGTGCCGTTCTGGACCTCGCTCATGGCGCGCACCTTCGCCTGGATCTCCCTGCTCCAGCGCGACGGACCGGTGTCGGCGATCCTCGCCTTCTTCGGCGCCTCGGACGTCACCCTGCTCGGCAGCGCGAGCGGCGTGATCCTCGCCATCGTGCAGATCCTGCTGCCGTACATGATCCTCACCCTCTTCACCGCGCTCGGCTCCATCGACCGCCGGCAGCTCGCCGCGGCGCAGAGTCTCGGGGCCAACCGCTACCGGGCCTTCTGGCAGGTCTACCTGCCGCAATCCCTGCCCGGCGTCTTCGCCTCGAGCGCGCTCGTGTTCATCCTCGCGCTCGGCTTCTACATCACGCCGCAGCTCATCGGCAGCCCGAAGGAGGCGATGATCGCGCAGGTCATCGGGCTCCGCGTCGAGAAGATCGTCGACTTCGCCGGCGCGGGCGCCCTCTCGGGCATCCTGCTGCTCGCGACGCTCGGGCTCTTCGCCGTCGTGATCCTCGCCGTCGCGCCGCTGCGCCGCGGCATTTCCCAGATGATCGCCGGAGGTGAGCGCTCGTGA
- a CDS encoding ABC transporter permease: MNEPTRIRLPIRLWAAVAALLLVAPTLVVIPLSFSDRRSFAFPIEGWSLQWYEHFFTDQRWLGSLGTSLGIAVIVGVAATALGTLAAYGLKGLRARFAATAQIAMMLPILVPGIVAAIAIFGMYLRWNLNGSILGVVLAHITLALPFVLIPVSTALRGLDETHARAAAVLGAGPVARFLQVELPILLPGIATGFVFAFVTSLDEVVVAYFLQSPTLRTLPVQMYSSVTVETDPSIAAASTLLLVLSTLIILIPRLVQLVQERRAAHRQGDAE; this comes from the coding sequence GTGAACGAACCGACCCGGATCCGTCTGCCGATACGTCTCTGGGCCGCGGTGGCCGCGCTGCTGCTCGTCGCCCCGACGCTCGTCGTGATCCCGCTGTCGTTCTCGGACCGCCGCAGCTTCGCCTTCCCCATCGAGGGCTGGTCGCTGCAGTGGTACGAGCACTTCTTCACGGATCAGCGATGGCTCGGCTCCCTCGGGACGAGCCTCGGGATCGCCGTGATCGTCGGCGTCGCGGCGACGGCGCTCGGCACGCTCGCCGCCTACGGCCTGAAGGGCCTGCGGGCGCGATTCGCCGCGACCGCGCAGATCGCCATGATGCTGCCGATCCTCGTCCCCGGGATCGTGGCGGCGATCGCGATCTTCGGCATGTATCTGCGCTGGAACCTCAACGGCTCGATCCTCGGCGTCGTCCTCGCCCACATCACGCTCGCGCTGCCCTTCGTGCTCATCCCCGTGAGCACGGCGCTGCGGGGCCTCGACGAGACCCACGCCCGAGCCGCGGCCGTGCTCGGGGCGGGGCCCGTCGCCCGCTTCCTGCAGGTGGAGCTGCCGATCCTGCTCCCGGGCATCGCGACCGGCTTCGTCTTCGCGTTCGTGACGAGCCTCGACGAGGTCGTCGTCGCGTACTTCCTGCAGTCGCCGACGCTGCGCACCCTGCCCGTGCAGATGTACAGCTCCGTGACCGTCGAGACCGACCCGAGCATCGCCGCGGCCTCGACGCTGCTGCTGGTGCTCTCCACGCTCATCATCCTCATCCCCCGACTCGTGCAGCTCGTGCAGGAACGACGCGCCGCGCACCGACAAGGAGACGCCGAATGA
- a CDS encoding ABC transporter ATP-binding protein has product MTLTPTPGAELRLTGLVKRYGGTAAVEHVDLHVASGEFLTLLGPSGSGKTTTLSMIAGFTEPSGGSVVCDGEEITTVPPHKRGLGMVFQNYSLFPHLSVRENVEFPLRQRGVPKAERARRALEALELVELRARANAKPGQLSGGQQQRVALARALVFQPRLLLMDEPFGALDRALRERLQIELRRLHQDLGITVVFVTHDQEEALTLSDRIAVFNEGRIEQLGTPEELYERPASLFVSRFIGESNAFHGRVAAGEFVGRGGVRIPAADVPDGDAIAVVRPERIRVAEPGAPAGAPRAAGDCALDGRVRDITYLGAQRRIEFASDDGPVIVRTGTEAPAPARDGSVRLQWSPESTAIFPHRDDATETENPWTATLAPSTSHSPS; this is encoded by the coding sequence ATGACCCTCACGCCCACTCCGGGAGCGGAGCTGCGACTCACCGGGCTCGTCAAGCGCTACGGCGGCACGGCGGCCGTCGAACACGTCGATCTGCACGTCGCCTCAGGCGAATTCCTCACCCTGCTCGGCCCGAGCGGATCGGGGAAGACCACGACCCTCTCCATGATCGCGGGCTTCACCGAGCCGAGCGGCGGCAGCGTGGTCTGCGACGGCGAGGAGATCACGACGGTGCCCCCGCACAAGCGCGGGCTCGGCATGGTCTTCCAGAACTACTCGCTCTTCCCGCACCTCTCGGTGCGCGAGAACGTCGAGTTCCCGCTCCGCCAGCGCGGCGTGCCGAAGGCCGAACGGGCGCGCCGGGCGCTCGAGGCGCTCGAGCTCGTCGAGCTCCGCGCTCGGGCGAACGCGAAGCCCGGCCAGCTCAGCGGCGGCCAGCAGCAGCGCGTGGCGCTCGCGCGAGCGCTCGTGTTCCAGCCCCGGCTGCTGCTCATGGACGAGCCCTTCGGCGCGCTCGACCGGGCGCTCAGGGAGCGCCTGCAGATCGAGCTGCGGCGGCTCCACCAGGATCTCGGCATCACCGTCGTGTTCGTGACGCACGACCAGGAGGAGGCGCTCACGCTCTCCGACCGGATCGCGGTCTTCAACGAGGGGCGCATCGAGCAGCTCGGCACCCCGGAGGAGCTCTACGAGCGACCCGCGAGCCTCTTCGTCTCCCGGTTCATCGGCGAATCGAACGCGTTCCACGGACGGGTCGCGGCGGGCGAGTTCGTCGGTCGCGGCGGCGTGCGCATCCCCGCGGCGGATGTGCCGGACGGCGACGCGATCGCCGTCGTCCGCCCCGAGCGGATCCGCGTCGCCGAGCCCGGCGCACCCGCGGGCGCGCCGCGCGCCGCGGGGGACTGCGCGCTCGATGGCCGGGTGCGCGACATCACCTACCTCGGCGCCCAGCGCCGGATCGAGTTCGCGAGCGACGACGGCCCGGTGATCGTCCGCACCGGCACCGAGGCTCCCGCCCCGGCGCGCGACGGATCCGTGCGACTGCAGTGGTCGCCGGAGAGCACCGCGATCTTCCCCCATCGCGACGACGCAACCGAAACGGAGAACCCATGGACCGCAACCCTCGCCCCGTCCACGTCACACTCGCCGAGCTGA
- a CDS encoding cupin domain-containing protein, which translates to MDRNPRPVHVTLAELTPLAADAAPTRVRINRIITREEHQSELTQGVCWMDPGEQTNRWSSREVFDPEEAEHWYGPVDETYYIIRGRLRLTWDEGVFELGPDDTVYLAPGWTYHLENIGDEPAFFVYNMTPAQE; encoded by the coding sequence ATGGACCGCAACCCTCGCCCCGTCCACGTCACACTCGCCGAGCTGACCCCGCTCGCGGCCGACGCCGCGCCGACCCGGGTGCGCATCAACCGCATCATCACCCGCGAGGAGCATCAGAGCGAGCTCACCCAGGGCGTGTGCTGGATGGATCCCGGCGAGCAGACCAATCGCTGGTCGAGCCGCGAGGTCTTCGATCCCGAGGAGGCCGAGCACTGGTACGGCCCCGTCGACGAGACGTACTACATCATCCGCGGGCGCCTGCGCCTCACCTGGGACGAGGGCGTCTTCGAGCTCGGGCCCGACGACACCGTCTACCTGGCGCCCGGGTGGACCTACCACCTCGAGAACATCGGCGACGAGCCCGCGTTCTTCGTCTACAACATGACCCCCGCCCAGGAGTGA
- a CDS encoding helix-turn-helix domain-containing protein → MERTAAGDDAGLGPRVAVLRRLRGMSLRALAAASGVSSSFLSQLENGRTNASVASLRKIAAGLGVSPAQLLDDSAVHTRGVLRAADRPRLQLEGAEKFVVALPPLGNLEVYAGRFRPGGSTGPEAYAHGDSQEILVVTAGEIVLELGGERYEMRVDDSIEFLSSTPHRVRNTSDADAAVLWINSPPTPDEAPHGPPATG, encoded by the coding sequence ATGGAGCGAACGGCGGCGGGCGACGACGCCGGGCTCGGCCCGCGCGTGGCGGTCCTGCGGCGGCTGCGCGGCATGAGCCTGCGCGCGCTCGCCGCGGCCTCGGGCGTCAGCTCCTCCTTCCTCAGCCAGCTCGAGAACGGCCGCACGAACGCGAGCGTCGCCTCCCTCCGCAAGATCGCCGCGGGCCTCGGCGTGAGCCCGGCGCAGCTGCTCGACGACTCGGCCGTGCACACCCGCGGCGTGCTCCGCGCCGCCGATCGACCGCGGCTGCAGCTGGAGGGTGCCGAGAAGTTCGTCGTCGCGCTGCCGCCGCTCGGCAATCTCGAGGTCTACGCCGGGCGCTTCCGGCCGGGCGGCTCCACCGGGCCAGAGGCCTACGCCCACGGCGACTCCCAGGAGATCCTCGTCGTCACCGCGGGCGAGATCGTCCTCGAGCTCGGCGGCGAGCGCTACGAGATGCGGGTCGACGACTCCATCGAGTTCCTCAGCTCCACCCCGCACCGGGTCCGCAACACCTCCGACGCCGACGCGGCCGTGCTGTGGATCAACAGCCCTCCGACGCCGGACGAGGCGCCGCACGGGCCGCCGGCCACCGGCTGA
- a CDS encoding NAD(P)/FAD-dependent oxidoreductase — MINGNVSHWWQQLGAPQPRPELPGSLTADVAIVGAGYTGLWTAYYLKQQRPELRVVVVEQRHAGYGASGRNGGWLTSAMTGGRAQYEPTHGRDAAERFQRAMNETVDEVIRVAAAEGIDADIMKGGEFNVAYTPAQEARIRAFAAEEQSWRFTDLELLEADAARAKINVAGTRAAVWHPHAARIQPAKLVSGLAAACERLGVEIYERTRVVEIEPHRLRTTHGTVAADFIVRATEGFTAGLKGLKRLWLPMNSSLIATEPLDAAVWDELHWNQGEVLGDFAHVYMYAQRTADDRIAIGGRGVPYRYGSQTDTDGQTALSTVDTLSEILHRFFPATRGAAIDHVWSGVLGVPRDWAATVGLDRETGIAWGGGYVGTGVTSTNLAGRTIADLVLGNDTEIAGLPWVNHRVRKWEPEPLRWIATQGLYAAYGVADRAELAGRRTTSPIAHVADVITGRAH, encoded by the coding sequence ATGATCAACGGCAACGTCTCCCACTGGTGGCAGCAGCTCGGCGCTCCGCAGCCGCGCCCCGAGCTGCCTGGCAGCCTCACCGCCGACGTCGCCATCGTCGGGGCCGGTTACACCGGTCTCTGGACGGCGTACTACCTGAAGCAGCAGCGGCCCGAACTGCGCGTGGTCGTGGTCGAGCAGCGGCACGCCGGCTACGGCGCCTCCGGTCGCAACGGCGGCTGGCTCACCTCGGCGATGACGGGCGGGCGGGCGCAGTACGAGCCGACGCACGGGCGCGACGCCGCGGAGCGCTTCCAGCGCGCGATGAATGAGACCGTGGATGAGGTGATCCGCGTGGCGGCGGCCGAGGGCATCGACGCCGACATCATGAAGGGCGGCGAGTTCAACGTCGCCTACACCCCCGCTCAGGAGGCGCGCATCCGTGCGTTCGCCGCCGAGGAGCAGTCCTGGCGCTTCACCGATCTCGAGCTGCTCGAGGCCGACGCGGCGCGGGCGAAGATCAACGTCGCCGGCACGCGGGCCGCGGTGTGGCACCCGCACGCCGCACGCATCCAGCCCGCGAAGCTGGTCTCGGGGCTCGCCGCCGCCTGCGAGCGACTCGGCGTCGAGATCTACGAGCGCACCCGCGTCGTCGAGATCGAACCGCACCGGCTGCGGACCACGCACGGCACCGTCGCCGCGGACTTCATCGTGCGCGCGACCGAGGGCTTCACGGCCGGCCTCAAGGGACTCAAGCGCCTCTGGCTGCCCATGAACTCCTCGCTCATCGCGACCGAGCCGCTCGACGCCGCGGTGTGGGACGAACTGCACTGGAACCAGGGCGAGGTGCTCGGCGACTTCGCCCACGTGTACATGTACGCGCAGCGCACGGCGGACGACCGCATCGCCATCGGCGGACGCGGTGTGCCCTACCGGTACGGTTCGCAGACGGACACCGACGGGCAGACCGCGCTCTCCACCGTCGACACGCTCAGCGAGATCCTCCACCGCTTCTTCCCGGCCACCCGCGGGGCGGCGATCGACCATGTCTGGTCGGGCGTGCTCGGGGTGCCGCGGGACTGGGCCGCGACCGTCGGCCTCGACCGCGAGACGGGCATCGCCTGGGGCGGCGGCTACGTCGGCACCGGCGTGACGTCGACGAACCTCGCGGGGCGCACGATCGCCGACCTCGTGCTCGGCAACGACACCGAGATCGCCGGACTGCCGTGGGTGAACCACCGGGTGCGCAAGTGGGAGCCCGAGCCGCTGCGCTGGATCGCGACCCAGGGGCTCTACGCCGCCTACGGCGTCGCCGATCGCGCCGAGCTGGCCGGGCGGAGGACCACCTCGCCCATCGCCCACGTCGCCGACGTGATCACCGGCCGCGCCCACTGA
- a CDS encoding cupin domain-containing protein encodes MTRTRTRAAHDTAAADLGPHAAKPTARTAGMTEAARAVWSGGTPNAGGEPRIETGLWECTPGVFTAAREGYTEICTILSGRVTLEVEGEDPEEFGPGDVMVMPSGWTGVWRVHEPLRKHYTTILD; translated from the coding sequence ATGACCCGCACGCGCACCCGCGCCGCCCACGACACGGCGGCCGCAGACCTCGGCCCGCACGCCGCGAAGCCCACCGCCCGCACCGCGGGCATGACCGAGGCCGCGCGTGCGGTGTGGAGCGGCGGAACGCCGAACGCCGGCGGCGAGCCGCGCATCGAGACCGGCCTCTGGGAGTGCACGCCCGGCGTCTTCACCGCCGCCCGCGAGGGCTACACCGAGATCTGCACGATTCTCTCCGGCCGGGTGACCCTCGAGGTCGAGGGGGAGGATCCCGAGGAGTTCGGTCCCGGCGACGTCATGGTGATGCCCTCCGGCTGGACGGGCGTGTGGCGGGTGCACGAGCCGCTCCGCAAGCACTACACGACGATCCTCGACTGA
- a CDS encoding amidohydrolase translates to MAQHGGSLALTGARLRTQTEDAGAAGGPTAGTATALLVRDGRIAAIGSDAEIRRAADAEGIPIRDLTGATITPGLFDSHTHPHWAASVTAGVDLGGLGTIAEIRAALAAEHARLPEGAWLRGWNLEYEPFEHDDTPGGLRGALLADAAPGRPVVLICYDLHTALATAPALAAAGIDGARAFDDASEVVVDADGTPTGELREPTAYNLVFDAIPAPAHDVDRDALRDMFRRLAAVGLTGGAIMDGKDATVELLAELEERGELDHRVTVHHWHAVGDTDADVARVIATKDRAGRLWRTGAIKLFSDGVIDTGTAWLHAPDACGDGRAPFWPSWERYGEVVRAYHAAGMLIATHAVGDYAVSRVLDVYAGLPERPGLPFHSIEHLEVLADADVAQLRAFNAGRSDAGVTASMQPLHMQWRAVDGSDGWATRLGEGRNATGYRVRDVLDAGVTLALGSDWPVAQYDPRLGMAWARGRHAPGDPGAPVFEPEQRLSGEEALLAYTLWPARARGHEDRGVLAVGAVADLTVWGADPVTTEPDALPEVPILLTVVDGRVIHEA, encoded by the coding sequence ATGGCACAGCACGGAGGGTCGCTCGCCCTGACCGGCGCGCGGCTGCGCACCCAGACCGAGGACGCCGGAGCCGCCGGCGGGCCGACCGCGGGGACCGCGACGGCGCTCCTCGTCCGCGACGGCCGGATCGCGGCCATCGGCTCCGACGCGGAGATCCGCCGGGCGGCGGACGCCGAGGGGATTCCGATCCGCGATCTCACCGGGGCGACGATCACCCCCGGGCTCTTCGACTCCCACACCCATCCCCACTGGGCGGCCTCCGTCACCGCGGGCGTCGACCTCGGCGGGCTCGGCACGATCGCTGAGATCCGCGCGGCGCTCGCCGCCGAGCACGCGAGGCTCCCGGAGGGGGCGTGGCTGCGCGGCTGGAATCTCGAGTACGAGCCCTTCGAACACGACGACACCCCGGGCGGACTGCGCGGCGCACTGCTCGCGGACGCGGCCCCCGGCCGCCCCGTCGTGCTCATCTGCTACGACCTGCACACCGCGCTCGCCACCGCCCCGGCGCTCGCCGCGGCCGGCATCGACGGCGCGCGCGCATTCGACGACGCGAGCGAGGTGGTCGTTGACGCCGACGGCACGCCGACCGGCGAGCTGCGCGAGCCCACGGCCTACAATCTCGTCTTCGACGCGATCCCCGCGCCGGCGCACGACGTGGACCGCGATGCGCTGCGCGACATGTTCCGACGACTGGCCGCCGTCGGTCTCACGGGCGGGGCGATCATGGACGGCAAGGACGCGACCGTGGAGCTGCTCGCGGAGCTCGAGGAGCGGGGGGAGCTCGATCACCGCGTGACCGTGCACCACTGGCACGCCGTGGGGGACACCGATGCGGACGTGGCGCGCGTCATCGCGACGAAGGACCGCGCCGGCCGGCTCTGGCGGACCGGGGCGATCAAGCTCTTCAGCGACGGTGTCATCGACACCGGCACGGCGTGGCTGCACGCGCCCGACGCCTGCGGCGACGGTCGCGCGCCGTTCTGGCCGTCGTGGGAGCGCTACGGCGAGGTCGTGCGGGCCTATCACGCGGCCGGCATGCTCATCGCGACGCACGCCGTCGGCGACTACGCCGTGAGCCGCGTGCTCGACGTGTACGCCGGGCTCCCCGAGCGCCCCGGGCTGCCGTTCCACTCCATCGAGCACCTCGAAGTGCTCGCCGACGCCGACGTCGCGCAACTGCGCGCGTTCAACGCCGGCCGCTCCGACGCCGGGGTGACCGCGTCGATGCAGCCGCTGCACATGCAGTGGCGCGCCGTGGACGGCAGCGACGGCTGGGCGACGCGGCTCGGCGAGGGGCGCAACGCGACCGGCTACCGGGTGCGCGACGTGCTCGACGCGGGGGTGACCCTCGCCCTCGGCTCCGACTGGCCGGTGGCGCAGTACGATCCGCGGCTCGGCATGGCGTGGGCGCGCGGGCGCCATGCGCCCGGCGATCCCGGGGCGCCGGTCTTCGAGCCGGAGCAGCGCCTGAGCGGGGAGGAGGCGCTCCTCGCCTACACGCTGTGGCCGGCCCGCGCCCGCGGTCACGAGGATCGCGGCGTGCTCGCGGTCGGCGCCGTCGCCGACCTCACGGTCTGGGGCGCCGACCCGGTGACGACGGAGCCGGACGCCCTGCCCGAGGTGCCGATCCTGCTCACCGTCGTGGACGGCCGCGTGATCCACGAGGCGTAG
- a CDS encoding flavin monoamine oxidase family protein: MESVDVVVIGAGFAGLVAARELGRAGHEVLVIEARDRIGGRTWTDHRLGHELEMGANWVHWVQPHVWAEMTRYGRGIERSPAAEEAYWHDSDGRPHRGTLPEFMALIADGQRRIVADVGEAMPRGTEPAHGGIRELDALSIQDRIDALALDPEARAANEAVWVGHVNAPLDRVGLSSALRWVAACGGHWPLMHEASATYRVVGGLRAFAERIAADVPGEIRLGTAVTSVTQTAADTATAVTEATAVTEATAGPTPVAAAGSHQDAGAIVETAAGDRIRARRVVSTLPANAIMGIRFDPVLPETWTRLAHETVASQGAKLWLRARGHVPRFFAYASQRDPLSVLKAEFTGTDEAGDYTLLVAFGPDHARVDPDDLPALQAAVDACRPGLEITAATSHDWMSDPLSRTTWMTHRPGQLTRDLAALQEPWGAVHFATTDNADLWGGFIDGAVESALRESRRVAASLSSGSPTASLARQEVSPEGPLTRNE, from the coding sequence ATGGAGTCCGTGGACGTCGTCGTCATCGGGGCCGGATTCGCCGGACTCGTCGCGGCGCGGGAGCTCGGCCGGGCCGGGCACGAGGTGCTCGTGATCGAGGCCAGGGACCGCATCGGGGGACGCACCTGGACGGACCACCGGCTCGGGCACGAGCTCGAGATGGGCGCCAACTGGGTGCACTGGGTACAGCCGCACGTGTGGGCGGAGATGACCCGCTACGGCCGGGGCATCGAGCGGAGCCCCGCGGCTGAAGAGGCCTACTGGCACGACTCGGACGGGCGTCCGCACCGCGGGACGCTCCCCGAGTTCATGGCGCTCATCGCGGACGGGCAGCGGCGCATCGTGGCCGACGTGGGCGAGGCCATGCCGCGGGGCACGGAGCCCGCGCACGGCGGCATCCGCGAGCTCGACGCGCTGAGCATCCAGGACAGGATCGACGCCCTCGCCCTCGACCCTGAGGCGCGCGCGGCGAACGAGGCCGTGTGGGTCGGGCACGTCAATGCGCCGCTCGACCGTGTGGGGCTCTCGAGCGCACTGCGCTGGGTCGCGGCGTGCGGCGGGCACTGGCCGCTCATGCACGAGGCCTCGGCAACCTACCGGGTGGTCGGCGGGCTGCGCGCCTTCGCGGAGCGGATCGCGGCCGACGTGCCCGGCGAGATCCGGCTCGGCACCGCGGTGACGTCGGTAACCCAGACGGCGGCGGATACGGCGACGGCGGTCACGGAGGCGACGGCGGTCACGGAGGCGACGGCGGGCCCGACCCCGGTCGCCGCCGCGGGATCCCACCAGGACGCCGGCGCGATCGTCGAGACCGCGGCGGGCGATCGGATCCGGGCCCGCCGGGTCGTGAGCACGCTGCCGGCCAACGCGATCATGGGGATCCGCTTCGATCCCGTGCTCCCGGAGACGTGGACGCGGCTCGCTCACGAGACCGTGGCCTCGCAGGGCGCGAAGCTGTGGCTGCGCGCCCGGGGGCACGTGCCCCGCTTCTTCGCGTACGCGAGCCAGCGGGATCCGCTCTCCGTGCTGAAGGCCGAGTTCACCGGCACGGACGAGGCAGGCGACTACACGCTGCTCGTCGCGTTCGGACCGGACCACGCCCGCGTCGATCCCGACGACCTGCCCGCGCTGCAGGCCGCGGTCGACGCCTGCCGCCCCGGCCTCGAGATCACGGCCGCCACCTCGCACGACTGGATGTCCGATCCGCTCTCCCGCACCACCTGGATGACCCACCGTCCGGGCCAGCTCACGCGGGATCTCGCGGCGCTGCAGGAGCCGTGGGGAGCGGTCCACTTCGCCACCACCGACAACGCCGATCTCTGGGGCGGCTTCATCGACGGCGCGGTCGAGAGCGCCCTGCGCGAGTCCCGCCGCGTCGCGGCTTCCCTGTCCTCCGGCTCCCCCACCGCCTCACTCGCACGTCAGGAGGTGTCGCCAGAAGGGCCGCTCACTCGCAACGAGTGA
- a CDS encoding purine-nucleoside phosphorylase, translating to MSMDQDPTTLAAAAAAAIAERTGVERHDIALTLGSGWGRAADVIGETVAVIPAEEVPGFRAAGIPGHSGTLRSLRLASGKHALIIGARTHLYEGHGVQAVVHGVRTAAAAGAGIMVLTNGAGGIDPAFAVGEAVLINDHINLTAVSPLVGADFVDVTDLYATRLRELARGAEPSLQEGVYVQLPGPHFETPAEIRYLRAIGGQAVGMSTALEAIAARKAGMEVLGFTLITNPAAGMAGALNHEEVLEEGKAAEPRLADLLTRVVARL from the coding sequence ATGAGCATGGATCAGGATCCCACGACCCTCGCCGCCGCCGCGGCCGCCGCGATCGCCGAGCGGACCGGCGTGGAGCGCCACGACATCGCCCTCACCCTCGGCAGCGGCTGGGGGCGCGCGGCCGACGTGATCGGCGAGACGGTCGCCGTGATCCCCGCGGAGGAGGTGCCGGGCTTCCGCGCCGCGGGGATCCCCGGGCACTCCGGCACGCTGCGCTCGCTCCGACTGGCGTCGGGCAAGCACGCGCTCATCATCGGCGCGCGCACCCATCTCTACGAGGGCCACGGCGTGCAGGCCGTCGTGCACGGCGTGCGCACCGCGGCCGCGGCAGGCGCGGGCATCATGGTCCTCACGAACGGCGCGGGCGGGATCGATCCGGCGTTCGCCGTCGGCGAGGCCGTGCTCATCAACGACCACATCAACCTCACGGCCGTCTCGCCGCTCGTGGGCGCCGACTTCGTCGACGTCACCGACCTGTACGCGACGCGGCTGCGGGAGCTCGCGCGCGGTGCCGAGCCGTCGCTGCAGGAGGGCGTCTACGTGCAGCTCCCCGGTCCCCACTTCGAGACCCCCGCGGAGATCCGCTACCTGCGCGCGATCGGCGGTCAGGCCGTGGGCATGTCGACCGCGCTCGAGGCGATCGCCGCCCGGAAGGCCGGGATGGAGGTGCTCGGCTTCACCCTCATCACGAACCCGGCGGCCGGGATGGCTGGCGCGCTCAACCACGAGGAGGTGCTCGAGGAGGGCAAGGCCGCCGAGCCGCGGCTCGCGGATCTCCTCACGCGCGTCGTCGCCCGCCTCTGA